GAGGCGCCAGCTCCTCGGCCGTCTCCAGGCGGACCGTGAAATCGCTCAGGTCGCGGCTGTTGACACCCAGCAGTTCGGCCCCGCTGTCGAGTGCGGCCCGGACCTCCGCCCGGTTGTGCACCTCGACGAGCGCGGCCAGGCCGACCGCGCGGGCGCGGCTGATGAACTCGGCCAGCTGGTCCGGGGCCAGCAGCCGCGCGATCAGGAGGATCGCATCGGCGCCGATCCACCGAGCGTGGTAGATCTGGTACTGGTCGAAAATGAAGTCCTTGCACAAGACCGGCAGGCCGGCCCGCTTGCCGGCCAGGCGGACAAACTCGTAGTGGCCGAAGAAATGCCGGCGCTCGGTGAGAACCGACAGCGCGGCCGCTCCCCCCTGCTGATACTGGGCCGCCAGCACGACCGGGTTGAACACCCGCGACAGCATGCCCTTGGCGGGAGAGCCCCGTTTGATCTCGGCGATAATATTGGTCCGGCCGGCGGCCGAGACGGCGGCGCGGAAGTCCCGGACCGACCCGGGATCGAGGCTGTCCCGAAAACTCTCCAGC
The nucleotide sequence above comes from Candidatus Zixiibacteriota bacterium. Encoded proteins:
- the trpC gene encoding indole-3-glycerol phosphate synthase TrpC is translated as MTDLLQRIVADKRAEVEALKVAHPLESFRDSLDPGSVRDFRAAVSAAGRTNIIAEIKRGSPAKGMLSRVFNPVVLAAQYQQGGAAALSVLTERRHFFGHYEFVRLAGKRAGLPVLCKDFIFDQYQIYHARWIGADAILLIARLLAPDQLAEFISRARAVGLAALVEVHNRAEVRAALDSGAELLGVNSRDLSDFTVRLETAEELAPLIPAAVIKIAESGIRAREDVRRLERAGYRAFLIGEALVTSSNPAALLQELRGV